In Balnearium lithotrophicum, the sequence ACAAGGCGGAGTTCAAGCTTGTCAAGAGGGAAGAAGTTCAGTTTATGGACGTTTCACCTAAACAGGTGTTCTCAGTTTCATCCTCCCTCATTCCGTTTTTGGAGCATGACGACGCCAACCGTGCCCTTATGGGTTCAAACATGCAACGTCAGGCCGTTCCTCTCATCAAGACGGAGGCTCCATTCGTTGGAACAGGAATGGAGAAGGAGGTTGCACTCTACAGCCGCTCCGCTGTTGTTGCAAAGCGCTCAGGGATTGTTGAGAGTGTAACTGCTGACAAGATAATAATCAGAGTTGACCAGGAGGAGCTTGAAGAGGGAGGACTCTCCGTTGATACCGGATTTGACGTTTACAACCTCAAAAAGTTCCAGAAGTCAAACCAGAAGACCTGTATAAACCAGAAACCAATCGTTAAGAAAGGACAGAGGGTTAAAAAAGGACAGATAATAGCTGATGGTCCCTCCATGGAAAATGGAGAACTGGCACTGGGTAAAAACGTTTTGGTTGCCTTCATGCCGTGGAGGGGATACAACTTTGAGGACGCTATCTTAGTTAGCGAGAGGCTTCTGAAGGAGGACGTTTATACGTCAATTCACATTCAGGAGTTTGAGTGTGAAGCTGTTGAGACGAAGTTAGGAAGGGAAGAAATAACCCGCGATATTCCAAACGTTTCCGAAAAAGCACTTAGGAACCTTGACGAGTCTGGAATAGTTAGAATTGGAACCTACGTAAAGCCCGGGGATATCTTAGTCGGAAAAGTTACGCCTAAAGGAGAGCAGGTTCTCACTCCTGAGGAAAAGCTCCTTCAGGCAATCTTTGGTGAAAAGGCAAAGGGGGTAAAGGATACCTCCCTAAGAGTTCCCCACGGTGTTGAGGGAGTTGTTATAGATGTGAAGATTCTATCCAGAAAGGGAGAGATAAAGGACCCAAGAACTCAGCTCATTGAGGCCGAGGAAAAGGCCAAGCTTGAAAGGGAGAAACAGGAAGAGATAGAGCTCATTAAGAGGGATAGGGACAGGAAGGCTGCGGAGTTAATCCTCGGAAAGAGAGTAAGGGAAGACGTCTACGATGCAGCAGGGAAGTTGATTATTTCCTCTGGAGAGGAGATAACTGAGGATAAGGTCAATGAACTTGTCTTCTTTGCCCTCAGAAAGCCGTCAATAATAGATGACGAAGAGGTAGCTCAGGAACTCAAGAAGATAAGGCTCTCTGCTGTGGATAAGATTGCCCTCGTTGAGAACATCTACGAGGAGAAGAAGGCTGCTATTGAAATGGGTCATGAGCTTCCTCCAGGGGTTAACAAGAAGGTTAAAGTTTACATAGCCACAAAGCGTAAGCTTACAATTGGTGATAAAATGTCCGGTCGCCACGGTAACAAGGGGGTTATCTCCCAAATTAGACCTGTTGAGGACATGCCCTTCTTGGAGGATGGAACTCCAATTGACATAGTCCTCAACCCTCTCGGTGTTCCTTCCCGTATGAACGTCGGACAGATTCTTGAGGTTCACTTAGGTCTTGCAGCTAAGGCCTTAGGTAGGAAAATTGAAGAGTTAATGAAGGTAGGCCTTGAGAAGGTAAGGGAGGAGATTAAGGCTATTTACAACGATGAGAGAATAAGCAAGCTGATTGATTCCCTCTCAGACGATGAACTTAGAGAGGTAGCCAAGAAGTTAAGTAACGGAATTAGGTTTGAATCTCCTATCTTTGATGGAGCAAAGGAGGAGGAGATAAAGGCTCTCTTGAGGAGAGCAGGTCTTCCTGAGACAGGACAGCTTACAGTTTACGATGGTCTAACGGGAGAGCCTTTTGACCAGGACGTTACCGTCGGTTACATGTACATGCTTAAGCTCATACACCTTGCCGACGACAAGATTCACGCCCGTTCTACAGGTCCTTACTCACTGATTACTCAACAGCCATTAGGTGGTAAGGCCCAGTTTGGCGGTCAGAGATTCGGTGAAATGGAGGTTTGGGCCCTTGAGGCTTACGGAGCTGCCTATACGCTCCAGGAGATGCTAACTGTTAAGTCTGATGACGTTGAAGGACGTTCAAGGGTTTACGAGGCGATTGTTAAGGGTAAGTACTCCTTTGAGCCAAGTCTTCCTGAGTCCTTCAACGTTTTAGTAAGGGAGCTTAAGGCTCTGGCCTTGGATGTTAAGTTTATAAAGGAGTTAGAGGAAGAAGAGGGAGAAACTAACGCTTAAATTTTGGAGGAGCTCCGCTCCTCCCTAAACCCCTTTAGGAGGAATCCGTAGTGAGTAAGAGAGAGATTGTTTTCTCTGAAGAACCTAAAACTTTTGACTTTGATGCAGTTGAGATAGGTCTCGCTTCCCCTGAGCAGATTAGAGCATGGTCTCACGGTGAGGTAAAGCTCCCAGAGACCCTTAACTATAGAACCCTCAATCCGGAAAGGGACGGTCTCTTCTGTGCAAGAATCTTTGGTCCTGTAAGGGACTGGGAGTGTCTCTGTGGAAAGTACAGGGGTTCAAAATATGCGGGCGTTATCTGTGATAGGTGTGGTGTAGAGGTGACCCTCTCCAAGGAGAGGAGGAGAAGGTTTGGCCACATAGAGCTTGCTGCCCCATGTACCCACATCTGGTACGTAAAGTCCGTTCCAAGTAAAATTGGAGCTCTCTTGGGGCTCTCCGTCCGTGAGGTAGAAAGGGTCGTTTACTTTGAAAGTTACATTGTTCTTGACCCCGGAGATGAGGAGGAAACAGGGCTTGAAAAGTTCCAGCTCCTAACTGAGGAGGAGTACAGGGAAAAGGTTGAGGAGTTGGGAGAGGATGCATTTGAGGTTGGAATCGGTGCAGAGGGGATAAAGGAGGCCCTAAAGAGGGTCAACTTGGAGGAGCTTGCAGAGGAGTTAAGGGAAGAAATCAGAATGTACTCCGGCGAGATATCCTCAATCAACGCCGACCTTCAAAAGAGGCTTCCTAACGTATTTAAAGCAGCAGTGGATACACTCTCCTACTATACGGGGCTTTCTGAGGATACGATTGTTGGAATTGTTAAGAACGTCCTTGTTGTGGTTACAGACCCTGGAGACTCAAACCTTGAGAAGGGACAGATTATCGAGTACTCCCACTACAAGGAACTCAGGGATAAGGTTAACTTAGAGGTTGAAAAGGGCGGAAGGGCTTTAGAGTGGTACGTTGATTTCTTAGTTGAGCAGGGAAAGATTCAGAGCAAGGAGCTCTTAAAGGAGGAGATAAGGAGGGCAACGAGGAAGGATACTACAGAAGCTAAGCTCAAGAAGTTGGTTAGAAGGTTGAAGATAGTTGAGTCCTTCCTCAACTCAAACAACAAGCCTGAGTGGATGGTTCTTGAGGTTCTTCCCGTTCTTCCACCGGAGCTCCGTCCACTCGTTCCCCTTGAGGGAGGAAAGTTTGCAACTTCAGACCTTAACGACCTCTACAGGCGCGTAATAAACAGGAACAATAGGCTTAAGAGGTTAATCGAGTTAGATGCCCCCGACATTATCGTTAGAAACGAAAAGAGGATGCTTCAGGAGGCTGTAGATACGCTTATAGACAACGGAAGGAGGGGAAGACCTGTTAAGTCATCAAAGGGACATCCGTTAAAGTCCCTATCTGACGTTTTAAGGGGTAAGCAGGGAAGGTTCAGACAGAACCTCTTAGGTAAGCGTGTTGACTACTCGGGCCGTGCCGTTATCGTTGTAGGTCCGGAGCTCCAGATGCACCAGTGCGGTCTTCCAAAGATAATGGCCCTTGAGCTCTTTAAACCGTTCGTTTACAGGAGACTTGAGGAAAAGGGATACGCTAACACTGTAAAACAGGCCAAGAAGATGGTTGAAAATCAGGAGCCTGAGGTCTGGGAGTGTTTAGAGGAGGTTATTAAGGAGCACCCGGTTCTCCTCAACAGGGCACCTACACTCCACAGGGTTTCCATTCAGGCTTTTGAACCTGTTTTGGTTGAGGGTAAAGCTATACAGCTCCACCCCCTCGTCTGTACCGCCTTCAACGCAGACTTTGACGGCGACCAGATGGCGGTTCACGTTCCACTCTCCCTCGAGGCACAACTTGAGGCCTACGCTCTGATGCTTTCAACTCAGAATATCCTCTCTCCTGCCCACGGAAAGCCCCTTGCTGTTCCATCTCAGGACATGGTTTTAGGCCTCTACTACATGACGCTTGAAAAGCCTGGAGCCAAGGGAGAAGGAAAGGCATTCTCAGACTTTGAGCAGGTACTGAAGGCCTTAGATTTAGGAGAGGTGGAGCTCCACGCAAGGATTAAAGTGAGAGTTCCTTCGAATAAGACCGAAAGCGGAAAGGAGGAAGTAGTTACTACAACAGCTGGAAGGGTGAAGTTCAACACTCTACTGCCGGAAAACTATCCGTTTGTCAACAAGGTAATGACAAAGAAGGCCGTTGCTGAGCTGATTGCAGACGTTCACAAGAGGTTTGGAAACGAAGTTACCGTCGACATGTTGGACAGGTTAAAGGAAGCTGGATTCGTTCAGGCTACACTCGGTGGTCTATCAATTGGAATAAACGACCTTCACATTCCACCGACAAAGAAGGAGCTCATTGAAAAGGCCAAAAAAGAGGTTGCAGAGATAGAGGAGGGTTACAGAAAGGGACTCCTCTCAAAGGACGAAAGGTACAATAAAATTGTTGATATATGGACGAGGGTCACCGAACAGTTGACAAAGGACATGATGGACTACATGAAGAGCCACGACCTTGACGGTAGAGGAAGGCTTCCAGACGATGGAACATTCAACCCAGTGTTCATGATGCTTACATCAGGAGCCCGTGGTAGCCAGACTCAGATTCGCCAGCTTGCAGGTATGAGAGGTCTTATGGCTAAACCTTCCGGTGAAATTATTGAGACTCCGATTATCTCCAACTTCCGTGAGGGACTTACAGTTCTCGAGTACTTTATCTCAACCCACGGTGCAAGGAAGGGTCTTGCAGATACAGCTCTCAAAACTGCAGATGCTGGTTACCTAACACGTAGGCTTGCAGATGTTGCTCAGGACGTTCTCGTAACGATGGAGGACTGCGGATGTGAGGACGGAATTGAAGTCTCTGCACTCATAGAAGCTGGAGAGGTTGTCATTCCGCTATCTAAGAGAATAGCGGGAAGAGTTGCTGCAGAGGACATTGTCGACCCGGTTACAGGAGAGGTTTTAGTTAAGAGAAACGAAGAAATTTCTGACGAGGCTGCTCAGAGGATAGAGGACTTAGGTATAGATAAGGTAAAGATTCGCTCGGTACTTACCTGTAGAGCTCCCTTTGGAGTATGTGCCAAGTGTTACGGAAGGGACATGGCAAGACAGAGGCCCGTTCAGTTGGGAGAGGCAGTTGGAATTATTGCTGCTCAGTCCATTGGAGAGCCGGGAACGCAGCTGACGATGCGTACGTTCCACATCGGTGGTATTGCTATGCGCGGAGCCGAGGCTTCAGAGTACAGGGCTAAGCACGACGGTATCGTCAGGATTTTCGACGTTAACGTAATTACGGATGAGGAAGGAAGGGAAATCGTTATAAACAGGGCTGGAAAGATTGCAATAGTTGATGAGAAAACGGGTAAGCACTTGGAGAGGTACGACATCCCTTACGCTGCAGTCTTAAGGGTCAGGGATGGAGATAAGGTTCAGAAAGGTCAGATTCTTGCAGAGTGGGACCCACACGCCATTCCAATTCTCGCTCT encodes:
- the rpoC gene encoding DNA-directed RNA polymerase subunit beta', coding for MSKREIVFSEEPKTFDFDAVEIGLASPEQIRAWSHGEVKLPETLNYRTLNPERDGLFCARIFGPVRDWECLCGKYRGSKYAGVICDRCGVEVTLSKERRRRFGHIELAAPCTHIWYVKSVPSKIGALLGLSVREVERVVYFESYIVLDPGDEEETGLEKFQLLTEEEYREKVEELGEDAFEVGIGAEGIKEALKRVNLEELAEELREEIRMYSGEISSINADLQKRLPNVFKAAVDTLSYYTGLSEDTIVGIVKNVLVVVTDPGDSNLEKGQIIEYSHYKELRDKVNLEVEKGGRALEWYVDFLVEQGKIQSKELLKEEIRRATRKDTTEAKLKKLVRRLKIVESFLNSNNKPEWMVLEVLPVLPPELRPLVPLEGGKFATSDLNDLYRRVINRNNRLKRLIELDAPDIIVRNEKRMLQEAVDTLIDNGRRGRPVKSSKGHPLKSLSDVLRGKQGRFRQNLLGKRVDYSGRAVIVVGPELQMHQCGLPKIMALELFKPFVYRRLEEKGYANTVKQAKKMVENQEPEVWECLEEVIKEHPVLLNRAPTLHRVSIQAFEPVLVEGKAIQLHPLVCTAFNADFDGDQMAVHVPLSLEAQLEAYALMLSTQNILSPAHGKPLAVPSQDMVLGLYYMTLEKPGAKGEGKAFSDFEQVLKALDLGEVELHARIKVRVPSNKTESGKEEVVTTTAGRVKFNTLLPENYPFVNKVMTKKAVAELIADVHKRFGNEVTVDMLDRLKEAGFVQATLGGLSIGINDLHIPPTKKELIEKAKKEVAEIEEGYRKGLLSKDERYNKIVDIWTRVTEQLTKDMMDYMKSHDLDGRGRLPDDGTFNPVFMMLTSGARGSQTQIRQLAGMRGLMAKPSGEIIETPIISNFREGLTVLEYFISTHGARKGLADTALKTADAGYLTRRLADVAQDVLVTMEDCGCEDGIEVSALIEAGEVVIPLSKRIAGRVAAEDIVDPVTGEVLVKRNEEISDEAAQRIEDLGIDKVKIRSVLTCRAPFGVCAKCYGRDMARQRPVQLGEAVGIIAAQSIGEPGTQLTMRTFHIGGIAMRGAEASEYRAKHDGIVRIFDVNVITDEEGREIVINRAGKIAIVDEKTGKHLERYDIPYAAVLRVRDGDKVQKGQILAEWDPHAIPILALRSGTVKYKDIIPGVTVSETEPVILEYRTLPYEPTIELLDDEGNVVDFYPLPVGARIMVDEGEKVKVGTQLARLPRKIGGTKDITGGLPRVAELFEARRPKDSAILAEISGKVYVETEKNKIVITIVDPETGVKREYEVPKGKYVYVRTGDFVRAGEPLTDGQLNPHDILSILGERAVARFLLDEVQSVYRAQGVDINDKHFEVIIRKMLSKVRIEDSGDSNFLVEEVVDREEFEKVREKLFKEGKRPPKARPVLTGITKAALSTESFISAASFQETTRVLSEAAIAGKRDYLRGLKENVIIGRLIPAGTGRKEYRKVTWDYCESSEKAE
- the rpoB gene encoding DNA-directed RNA polymerase subunit beta, giving the protein MGKVQKVAPSKEKERITSLPRKSFSKRKETFPVPDLLQFPFESYERFLQLNKPPHERENVGLESAFRQAFPIVDESTGVEIHYKGYEIGDWYCKCGRFQGLGGKGVVCPKCGMEVVFRPTYTPDECKERGITYSAPLRVLFELHVWQKDPKTGEKIAPIIKENKMYFGEIPLMTDRATFIINGTEKVVVSQLHRSPGLFFKSEVSKTTQVARIIDIASIIPAMGSWLEFEIPHNDILYAKIDRKRRFVGTYLLRAFGLRTDEEILDVFCKDAIETLKVLNGEIVDSETGEVKTPEELSDYYLVSDIVDPETGEIIQEAYEELSLSSRKLPEGAEFKAISKRKSPYGAVIVNTLRKEKRDKVREKVEDSLVAAYIEIFRKVRPGDTATVEGAKNLFESMFFSSKNYDLSRVGRAKINEKIYPKEKLEKLTKDDLKNIEWLPPLRVREDILNEEGEIVVPAGTLITPEVALKLSVLNRDEIPVEPDYDEAGRLLHKADIVGAVKALIEVHAELRPYDDIDHLGNRRVRGVGELAEIAFKSGLFKIEKAVKEKLATADIDSVMPQDLINPRTALNPLREFFTLTSLCQFMDQTNPLAETTHKRRLSALGPGGLTRERAGFEVRDVHPSHYGRICPIETPEGQNIGLINSLTTYGRINWLGFLETPYRKVVDGRVTDEIVYMTADEEENYVIAQANAPVDENGYITADTVMARHKAEFKLVKREEVQFMDVSPKQVFSVSSSLIPFLEHDDANRALMGSNMQRQAVPLIKTEAPFVGTGMEKEVALYSRSAVVAKRSGIVESVTADKIIIRVDQEELEEGGLSVDTGFDVYNLKKFQKSNQKTCINQKPIVKKGQRVKKGQIIADGPSMENGELALGKNVLVAFMPWRGYNFEDAILVSERLLKEDVYTSIHIQEFECEAVETKLGREEITRDIPNVSEKALRNLDESGIVRIGTYVKPGDILVGKVTPKGEQVLTPEEKLLQAIFGEKAKGVKDTSLRVPHGVEGVVIDVKILSRKGEIKDPRTQLIEAEEKAKLEREKQEEIELIKRDRDRKAAELILGKRVREDVYDAAGKLIISSGEEITEDKVNELVFFALRKPSIIDDEEVAQELKKIRLSAVDKIALVENIYEEKKAAIEMGHELPPGVNKKVKVYIATKRKLTIGDKMSGRHGNKGVISQIRPVEDMPFLEDGTPIDIVLNPLGVPSRMNVGQILEVHLGLAAKALGRKIEELMKVGLEKVREEIKAIYNDERISKLIDSLSDDELREVAKKLSNGIRFESPIFDGAKEEEIKALLRRAGLPETGQLTVYDGLTGEPFDQDVTVGYMYMLKLIHLADDKIHARSTGPYSLITQQPLGGKAQFGGQRFGEMEVWALEAYGAAYTLQEMLTVKSDDVEGRSRVYEAIVKGKYSFEPSLPESFNVLVRELKALALDVKFIKELEEEEGETNA